Genomic segment of uncultured Desulfobacter sp.:
CGGGGAATAGGAAATCCAGATGGACCATGGCGAAATTTCTGAATGCGGGCGATCCAATCGGGCATACCGACCTTTAATTTTTTCAGGAAAAATGACCACATTACGCAGATCTGCCTGGGTGATCAAAGCAATCCGTTCAATTTTTTGAAAATCATCTGTACGGGCCAGAGCAATTCGAACCCCGTGGCGGGAATAGGCGCTGTAGGTGAGAAAGTATGACCCTTCCACCGGGTTGATACGCAGATCTTCAATACCAAACGCTTCATATTCGGCAAAAATTCCATAGGATGCCGGAGTCAAAAAAGGTTTCGGTAAAACTTTAAATGTAAACCCATCCGGACTGTCCGCCCTGCCGATAATGGACCGCCCGTTTTTTAAGTGGGCCCGGAAGAGCATGATATATCGGTTTTTATATTTGACCACCCCGGCATTGTGAACCGTTGCAACGGGGTACGGTACATCCTCCCGGGTCAGAATGGGGTTCTTCAGGTAACGCATTACAATATCCTGCATCGTATTCATTTGGATCCTTTCTCATAAGTCAGATTCTTCCGAAATCATCAGCCAGACGTTCAATGTCATCTTCGCCAAAATAGTCTCCTGTTTGAATTTCCATAAATACCAGATTTTCCTGGCCGCTGTTTTCAATCCTGTGTATGGATTTTCTTGGAATATCGACTGATTGTCCGGCAGTCACCGGAACTGTTTTTTCGCCGAGTGTCCACATGCCTTTACCACTGACGATATACCAGTGCTCATCGCGATACCGGTGCCGCTGGAGACTCAGTCGTTTTCCCGGATATACCACAATTTTTTTATTCTTAACGGTATTCTCATCGGAAAGTATTCTATAAAATCCCCAGGGACGGTGATCTTCACGCCTGGTTGTCTCCATGATCTGCTCATACACCCGGATATATTTTTTGACCATGCAGTCGATGGTAAAATGATCCATCACTGTCCGACGGCAGAATTCCCGGTCAATATCCCTGATACGTTCCACCGCGCCGACGGCCTCATGGATGCCGGAAACGAGAAATCCGTTTTTTTTGTTCCGGATAAGCTCGGGCATACTCCCC
This window contains:
- a CDS encoding glycoside hydrolase family 130 protein — encoded protein: MRYLKNPILTREDVPYPVATVHNAGVVKYKNRYIMLFRAHLKNGRSIIGRADSPDGFTFKVLPKPFLTPASYGIFAEYEAFGIEDLRINPVEGSYFLTYSAYSRHGVRIALARTDDFQKIERIALITQADLRNVVIFPEKIKGRYARLDRPHSEISPWSIWISYSPDLIYWGDSQVVIKPLAYHWDEMKIGPGAPPFKTNEGWLHIYHGVFKTMSGSVYRLGAALHDLADPARVLGVSDQWILQPEDTWEQTGYVPNVVFTCGVVPEDDGTVKIYWGGADTVMCMGTAKVRDLVSLCLEYGRPPM